A single region of the bacterium genome encodes:
- a CDS encoding glycine--tRNA ligase produces the protein MAEKNTDKMEKIVSLCKRRGFVYPGSEIYGGLANTWDYGPLGAELKNNIKRLWWKTFVQQRDDMVGIDASILMNPKVWEASGHTTSFADAKIDCLACKARIRADHMIEDELKISVEGKSLEDINKIISDNKLKCPVCKSVKLTEARKFNLLFKTQVGSLEDAKAAVYLRGETAQAMFVNFKNVLNSSRKKIPFGIAQVGKAFRNEITPGNFIFRTLEFEQMEIEYFIREKDWEKTFDYWKDEMKKWATKILGLKKENIRVREHAKEELSHYSRRTVDFEFNFPFGGFKELYGLAYRTDFDLTAHQKASGEDMSYFDEAAKEKFIPHVIEPTFGVDRSILAVLADSFEVIKGGRTTTTESIKEEEFVLRLAPRIAPIKAAILPLVKKDPLKKLAGEIYKDLREQWMVQYDETGSVGKRYRRQDEIGTPFCVTVDFDSLEDNAVTVRDRDTMKQERIKIAELADYLEEKLI, from the coding sequence ATGGCAGAAAAAAATACAGACAAAATGGAAAAAATCGTTTCGCTTTGCAAAAGACGGGGTTTTGTGTATCCGGGAAGCGAAATTTATGGCGGATTAGCCAATACTTGGGATTACGGTCCTTTGGGCGCAGAATTGAAAAATAATATTAAAAGGCTTTGGTGGAAGACGTTTGTTCAGCAAAGAGATGATATGGTGGGAATTGACGCCAGTATTTTAATGAATCCGAAAGTCTGGGAAGCGTCCGGACATACGACCAGTTTTGCCGATGCGAAAATTGATTGTCTCGCGTGCAAAGCCAGGATCAGAGCGGATCATATGATCGAAGATGAGCTGAAAATAAGCGTGGAAGGGAAAAGCTTGGAAGATATCAATAAAATTATTTCTGACAATAAATTAAAATGCCCGGTTTGTAAGTCCGTAAAATTGACCGAAGCGAGGAAGTTCAATTTGCTTTTCAAAACCCAAGTCGGATCGCTGGAAGACGCGAAGGCCGCGGTTTATCTTCGCGGCGAGACGGCTCAAGCAATGTTTGTAAATTTCAAAAATGTTTTGAATTCCAGCCGCAAGAAAATTCCTTTTGGTATCGCGCAGGTCGGAAAAGCTTTCCGGAACGAGATCACTCCGGGCAATTTTATTTTCCGCACTTTGGAATTCGAGCAGATGGAAATAGAATATTTTATCCGCGAGAAGGATTGGGAGAAAACTTTTGATTACTGGAAAGATGAAATGAAAAAATGGGCTACGAAAATTTTAGGGCTTAAAAAAGAAAACATTCGGGTGCGCGAGCATGCCAAGGAAGAATTGTCGCATTATTCCCGGCGCACTGTTGATTTCGAGTTTAATTTTCCGTTCGGAGGATTCAAAGAATTATATGGTTTGGCATATCGCACGGATTTTGACCTGACGGCGCATCAAAAAGCGAGCGGCGAGGATATGAGCTATTTTGACGAAGCAGCCAAAGAGAAATTTATTCCGCACGTGATCGAGCCGACTTTTGGAGTGGACAGAAGTATTTTGGCAGTGCTGGCCGACAGTTTCGAGGTTATTAAAGGCGGGCGAACGACAACTACGGAATCGATCAAGGAAGAAGAATTTGTTTTGCGTTTGGCTCCGCGCATCGCGCCGATCAAAGCCGCGATTCTGCCTTTGGTAAAAAAAGATCCGCTGAAAAAGCTGGCTGGGGAAATTTACAAAGACCTTCGCGAGCAGTGGATGGTGCAGTACGATGAAACCGGTTCGGTTGGCAAGCGATATCGCCGGCAAGACGAGATCGGCACGCCATTTTGCGTGACGGTGGATTTTGATTCGCTGGAAGACAATGCGGTCACGGTTCGCGACCGCGACACGATGAAACAAGAGAGAATAAAGATTGCCGAGCTCGCGGATTATCTGGAAGAAAAATTAATTTAA
- a CDS encoding NGG1p interacting factor NIF3, with translation MTIKEIYNLAIKMGIESDLRGKEKVQRLLKRAKEQYEKLNKEEKEEFDAEKLSNPYSDSRILLTDSDKKVKKILAGIDIDTGEVLLADKLGVDLIISHHPMGKALAKLDDVMHLQAEVLNIKYGVPINIAQGVIREKISEVGRSVIRGNYNQSIDAARLIKQSMICVHTPCDNLVAKFLCENIEKENFEYVGDLLKFLKEISEYKEAIKLNAGPRLFAGLPENYTGKIAITEITGGTEGAPQIYEKMAQAGIGTIIGMHMSEEHKKEAEKAHINVVIAGHMSSDSLGMNLFLDELEKKGIEVIPCSGLIRIKRFLKKS, from the coding sequence ATGACGATAAAAGAAATTTATAATTTGGCGATAAAGATGGGAATCGAATCCGATCTGCGCGGGAAAGAAAAAGTCCAGCGGCTTTTGAAGCGCGCAAAAGAACAATATGAGAAATTAAACAAAGAAGAAAAAGAAGAATTTGATGCGGAAAAATTAAGCAATCCTTATTCGGATTCAAGAATACTTTTGACGGATTCGGATAAAAAAGTAAAAAAAATATTGGCGGGCATAGATATTGATACGGGAGAGGTGTTGCTGGCCGATAAGCTAGGGGTTGATTTAATTATTAGTCATCATCCAATGGGGAAAGCGCTGGCAAAACTTGATGACGTGATGCATTTGCAGGCAGAGGTGCTGAATATTAAATATGGCGTGCCGATAAACATTGCTCAAGGAGTGATTAGGGAAAAAATCAGTGAAGTGGGGCGTTCGGTTATTAGGGGGAATTATAATCAGTCAATTGATGCCGCTCGGCTGATTAAGCAAAGCATGATCTGTGTTCATACGCCTTGTGATAACTTGGTGGCAAAATTTCTTTGCGAAAATATTGAAAAAGAAAATTTTGAATATGTTGGTGATTTGCTTAAGTTTTTAAAAGAAATTTCTGAATATAAGGAAGCGATAAAATTAAATGCCGGACCGCGTCTTTTTGCCGGTTTGCCGGAAAATTATACCGGAAAAATTGCCATAACGGAAATTACCGGAGGCACCGAAGGCGCGCCGCAAATTTACGAAAAAATGGCGCAAGCGGGAATTGGGACGATTATAGGCATGCATATGAGCGAAGAGCACAAAAAAGAGGCGGAAAAGGCGCATATCAATGTTGTAATTGCCGGCCATATGTCCAGTGATTCGCTCGGAATGAATTTATTTCTTGATGAATTGGAGAAAAAAGGAATTGAAGTTATCCCATGCTCGGGATTAATCAGGATTAAAAGGTTTTTAAAGAAATCATAA
- a CDS encoding pitrilysin family protein: MYKKTILNNGLRVIIAPMEGTKTATVLVMVGTGSKYEDKKISGISHFLEHLFFKGTEKRPTTLAISEDLEKIGAEYNAFTGKEYTGFYAKAAAFHLDKAMDVISDILLRAIFLKEEMEREKGVILEEIKMIKDDPPRYVSDLFEVLLYGDTPAGRDIAGTPESVSGINREQIIEYFQNQYVAKNITIVVAGAVEGEEALRKVENYFNKFDGRSSKVKEQTKEFQKNPEILIYPKKTEQTHISLGARGYALGHPDHYALRLLAAILGGGMSSRLWTSVRERQGLAYYVFSSAESYTDSGYFTTQAGIDAKNLEKVIEIILGEYKKIAEQGTSGDELQKVKDYIKGRMIMNLESSSSMASFFADQEILEGKILTPEEKMAKIDEVTIKDIQKVAADIFKNNKLNLALIGPFKEKDKKSLEKIFKL, from the coding sequence ATGTATAAAAAAACCATTTTAAATAACGGGCTTCGCGTGATTATCGCGCCGATGGAAGGCACTAAAACCGCTACGGTTTTGGTAATGGTGGGGACCGGAAGCAAATACGAAGACAAGAAAATTAGCGGTATTTCCCATTTTTTGGAGCATTTATTTTTCAAAGGCACGGAAAAAAGACCGACTACATTGGCTATCTCGGAAGATCTGGAAAAAATAGGCGCGGAATACAACGCTTTTACAGGCAAAGAATATACCGGTTTTTACGCCAAAGCGGCGGCATTCCATTTGGATAAAGCGATGGACGTAATTTCTGATATTCTCTTGAGAGCTATTTTTTTAAAGGAGGAAATGGAGCGGGAAAAGGGTGTGATTTTGGAAGAGATAAAGATGATCAAAGATGATCCTCCGAGATACGTATCTGATCTATTTGAAGTTTTGCTTTATGGCGATACTCCGGCCGGGCGCGATATTGCCGGTACGCCCGAGAGTGTGAGCGGGATAAACAGAGAACAGATTATTGAATATTTTCAAAATCAATATGTGGCGAAAAATATTACTATTGTGGTTGCCGGAGCGGTTGAAGGTGAGGAGGCGCTAAGAAAAGTTGAGAATTATTTTAATAAATTTGACGGCAGATCTTCTAAAGTAAAAGAGCAAACAAAAGAATTTCAAAAAAATCCGGAAATTTTAATTTATCCCAAAAAAACCGAGCAAACACATATCAGTCTTGGCGCGAGAGGATACGCTCTTGGTCACCCTGATCACTATGCTCTCAGGCTGCTCGCGGCGATTTTGGGCGGAGGAATGAGTTCGCGGTTGTGGACTTCCGTTCGCGAACGCCAAGGTTTGGCTTATTATGTTTTTTCTTCCGCGGAGTCTTATACCGATTCCGGCTATTTTACGACCCAAGCCGGCATTGACGCCAAAAATTTGGAAAAAGTGATAGAGATAATTTTAGGCGAATATAAAAAAATCGCCGAACAGGGGACGAGTGGAGATGAATTGCAAAAAGTCAAAGATTATATCAAAGGCAGAATGATAATGAATCTGGAATCCTCATCGTCTATGGCGAGTTTTTTCGCGGATCAGGAAATCTTGGAAGGAAAAATTCTGACTCCGGAAGAAAAAATGGCGAAAATTGACGAGGTGACAATAAAGGATATCCAAAAAGTAGCGGCCGATATTTTTAAAAACAATAAATTGAATCTGGCTTTAATCGGGCCTTTTAAAGAGAAAGATAAAAAAAGTTTGGAAAAAATTTTTAAATTATAA
- a CDS encoding AI-2E family transporter, whose protein sequence is MEKYQLEISYNTIFKVIFSIIVVVFLFLTQKLLLALFAGFVISTVTNPIVDWAEIKKIPRTIATILVFLIILIFLGLVFSWIVPSLAREISGLALHFPQYLEQNIAKYPFLERYGLKDSIHGFISETFSLLKDQALGIVFSTVSYLGNLLYVFVALTISFYLTDEKSFVKKYLRKIIHHSRHKELVEVLDEIEFKMGRWFLGQVILSLVSGAAIFLGLTLLGVPFASALAVLAAILRFVPYLGGLISDGTGVLIAFLSSPWLGAEVFLMYYIIQQIESYIIIPMVMQKTVGLNPIIVILAVLSGGQLGGITGALFAIPIAIIVMILVKKLVIGEKNSLAQ, encoded by the coding sequence ATGGAAAAATATCAATTGGAAATTTCTTACAATACGATTTTTAAAGTAATTTTTTCGATCATTGTCGTGGTGTTCTTGTTTTTGACGCAAAAATTGCTTTTGGCGCTTTTTGCCGGATTCGTGATCTCGACGGTGACTAATCCTATAGTTGATTGGGCTGAGATAAAAAAAATACCGCGCACTATTGCGACTATTTTGGTGTTTTTGATCATTTTGATATTTCTTGGCCTGGTTTTTTCATGGATAGTGCCTTCTTTGGCTAGGGAAATTAGCGGTTTGGCTTTGCACTTTCCGCAGTATTTGGAACAAAACATCGCAAAATATCCTTTTTTGGAGAGATATGGTTTGAAAGACAGCATTCATGGGTTTATTTCTGAAACTTTCAGCCTTTTGAAAGATCAAGCGTTGGGCATTGTTTTTTCGACCGTTTCTTATTTGGGAAACTTGCTTTACGTGTTTGTCGCTTTGACGATCTCTTTTTATTTAACCGACGAGAAAAGTTTCGTTAAAAAATATTTGCGAAAGATCATTCATCACAGCCGGCATAAAGAATTGGTTGAAGTTTTGGATGAAATAGAATTTAAAATGGGCCGGTGGTTTTTAGGACAGGTGATTCTCAGTTTAGTCAGCGGCGCGGCCATATTTTTGGGTCTAACACTGTTGGGCGTGCCCTTTGCTTCGGCGCTGGCGGTTCTGGCGGCTATTTTAAGATTCGTGCCTTATTTGGGGGGATTGATCTCGGATGGAACTGGCGTTTTGATCGCTTTTTTGAGTTCACCCTGGCTTGGGGCGGAGGTTTTTTTAATGTATTATATTATCCAGCAGATCGAATCCTATATTATTATTCCAATGGTAATGCAAAAAACAGTGGGGCTTAATCCGATTATCGTGATCCTTGCGGTGCTAAGCGGCGGGCAATTGGGCGGGATTACCGGCGCGCTTTTTGCCATTCCTATCGCTATAATCGTAATGATTTTGGTTAAAAAACTTGTTATTGGGGAAAAAAATAGTTTAGCGCAATAA